The Vespula vulgaris chromosome 17, iyVesVulg1.1, whole genome shotgun sequence genome includes a window with the following:
- the LOC127069916 gene encoding transportin-3 has translation MDSPPALETVYQAVYSLYNNSNPSDSGKASLWLGELQKSVFAWKISDEMLQQKRDIESCYFAAQTMRTKIQLSFHELPLEAHTSLRDSLMEHISQINEHTNSAIVTQLCLALAALALQMSSWQKPVIDLINRFGRTSSSLWPLLEIMTVLPEEVKSKSLRLGANRRQHVLVELIATADTVTEFLKMCLKDGGDNVQIRVTILRCFTSWITVRAIPLQTIPTSEVVTYVFQVLGNHMAGSQLHEAAADCMCVILQALEEDSNSSRDNNSEPSAQFQQLQMCLFSNVMDLEQPYHLSVVHEDMEKSINYCRVFTELAETFIDTIIEGSMDRKSHYAIKILDLVLMCLGHHDYEVAQITFHLWYRLSEVLYQKNDDELNLVFRPHIERLIGALCRHCQMEPDHLGLVEEGGGGEEFAEFRNRVSELIKDVIFVVGSSHCFRQMFSSLTGGPGPQGLPVQTPTWDSIEAALFVMQAVAKNILPEENDVVPKVVEAILNLPENTHIAVRHTSILLLGELCEWIDSHPQTLEPILNTLLACLSQKGLGTAASGALLSICTACAIRMGPHFPGLLQIARSLDSFGISNDSAIGLLKGAALVLARLPRAEITPAMKELCWFQAIPLCELLQNKVPIEKGTKTDPVIWLDRLAVIFRYTNPLIRDSNEPHPCQNVVTEMWPVLSNVCTEYQHDARLMERCCRCLRFAVRCVGKYSAHLLEPLVKQIVQLYSAHQHSCFLYLGSILVDEYAFETECLPGLLSMLEAFIGPTFTILQQDDGLKDHPDTIDDLFRLCARFLQRVPIPFLHSSIIGSVIDCALMACSLDHRDANASVMKFFYDLLYSGRMLQSHPDYSIRRQLVRGIILEKGQTLVMRLLHASVFSLSSYMLSDVADVIVELNLADRQLLSKWLEEAIKSMPTQNADGSPTATNEQLVEFHNTVTRADIAKPVTVALRYFARLYR, from the exons ATGGATTCTCCACCTGCTTTGGAAACTGTCTATCAAGCTGTATATTCCTTATACAATAATTCAAATCCATCCGATTCTGGGAAAGCATCATTATGGCTTGGAGAATTGCAAAAATCA gTATTTGCATGGAAAATATCTGACGAAATGTTGCagcaaaagagagacatagagtCTTGTTATTTTGCTGCACAAACTATGCGtacaaaaatacaattatcCTTTCATGAGTTACCTTTAGAAGCTCATACTTCTTTGCGCGATTCTTTAATGGAACATATATCACAAATTAATGAACATACCAATTCTGCCATTGTTACAcag TTATGTTTAGCATTGGCAGCTCTTGCGTTACAAATGTCATCGTGGCAGAAACCTGTTATAGATTTAATTAACAGGTTCGGAAGAACAAGCAGCAGTCTTTGGCCATTGCTAGAGATTATGACTGTACTTCCAGAAGAAGTAAAGTCAAAATCTCTtag atTAGGAGCCAACAGAAGACAACACGTATTGGTAGAGCTTATTGCGACTGCTGATACAGTTACAGAATTCTTG aaaatGTGTTTGAAAGATGGCGGTGATAATGTACAAATACGAGTTACTATTCTTCGATGTTTTACTAGTTGGATTACTGTTCGTGCTATACCTCTTCAGACTATACCAACGAGTGAAGTTGTGACATACGTATTTCAA gTATTGGGTAATCATATGGCTGGTTCTCAATTACACGAAGCTGCTGCAGATTGTATGTGCGTTATCCTACAAGCATTAGAAGaagatagtaatagtagtcgAGATAATAATAGCGAACCAAGTGCTCAATTTCAACAATTACAAATGTGTCTTTTTAGTAATGTAATGGATTTAGAACAACCATATCATTTATCTGTCGTTCACGAAGATAtggaaaa atCTATTAACTATTGTCGTGTTTTTACGGAATTGGCCGAAACATTTATCGATACTATCATAGAAGGTAGTATGGATAGAAAAAGTCATTATGCTATCAAGATTCTTGATCTTGTTCTCATGTGTCTTGGACATCACGATTATGAA GTCGCACAAATAACTTTTCATCTTTGGTATCGATTATCAGAAGTCctttatcaaaaaaatgaCGATGAACTTAATCTCGTATTTCGACCACACATTGAACGATTAATCGGTGCACTTTGTAGGCATTGCCAAATGGAACCAGATCAT ctTGGTTTAGTagaagaaggtggaggaggagaagagttTGCAGAATTTAGAAATCGCGTATCAGAACTCATAAAAGACGTAATATTTGTAGTTGGCAGCAGTCATTGTTTCAGACAAATGTTTTCTTCATTAACAGGTGGTCCTGGTCCACAAGGACTACCCGTTCAAACTCCTACTTGGGATTCTATAGAGGCTGCGCTTTTTGTAATGCAAGCAGTTGCTAAAAATATACTACC AGAGGAAAATGACGTTGTTCCAAAAGTAGTTGAAGCAATCCTTAATTTACCAGAAAACACTCATATTGCTGTACGACATACAAGCATTCTTTTGTTAGGAGAATTATGTGAATGGATAGACAGTCATCCCCAAACATTAG AACCAATACTAAATACTTTATTGGCTTGTCTAAGTCAAAAAGGATTAGGAACTGCAGCATCCGGTGCACTTTTAAGCATTTGTACTGCATGTGCAATACGTATGGGACCACATTTCCCTGGATTGTTGCAAATTGCACGCTCTCTTGATAGTTTTGGTATAAGTAATGATTCTGCTATTGGACTGCTAAAAG gTGCAGCATTAGTTTTGGCAAGATTACCAAGAGCAGAAATTACCCCAGCGATGAAAGAATTATGTTGGTTTCAAGCTATACCACTTTGCGAGCTTTTGCAAAATAAAGTACCAATAGAAAAGGGAACAAAGACTGATCCTGTGATATGGTTAGATAGATTAGCAGTAATATTTAGGTACACTAATCCTCTAATCCGGGATTCAAACGAACCACATCCCTGTCAGAATGTTGTTACTGAA ATGTGGCCAGTATTGTCAAATGTATGTACAGAATATCAGCACGATGCAAGACTTATGGAAAGATGTTGTCGTTGTTTAAGGTTCGCTGTTAGATGTGTAGGCAAATATTCCGCACATCTCCTTGAGCCACTTGTAAAACAg attgtACAATTATATTCCGCGCATCAACATAGTTGTTTCTTATATCTTGGTTCCATATTAGTCGACGAATATGCTTTTGAAACGGAATGTTTGCCAGGATTACTGAGTATGTTGGAAGCTTTTATCGGACCTACTTTTACGATTCTTCAACAAGACGATGGTTTAAAAGATCATCCTGATACTATAGACGACCTCTTCAGATTATGCGCTAG gTTTCTACAAAGAGTACCTATTCCTTTTCTACATTCATCAATAATCGGAAGTGTAATTGACTGTGCTTTGATGGCATGTAGTTTAGATCATAGAGATGCTAATGCTTCAgtaatgaaattcttttatgATCTTTTATATAGTGGTAGAATGCTTCAG tCACATCCGGATTACTCGATACGACGACAATTAGTGAGAggaataatattagaaaaaggtCAAACATTAGTTATGAGACTTCTTCATGCTTCTGTATTCTCGTTATCTTCGTACATGTTATCCGATGTTGCAGACGTTATCGTTGAACTTAATTTAGCCGATAGGCAG CTTTTATCAAAATGGTTAGAAGAAGCTATAAAATCAATGCCAACTCAAAATGCGGATGGATCTCCTACGGCAACAAACGAACAACTTGTTGAATTCCATAATACCGTTACaag agcTGATATAGCTAAACCTGTGACAGTTGCCCTAAGATACTTCGCGCGTTTATATCGTTGA